The following DNA comes from Vibrio gigantis.
ACAGGAAATAAGCATGACAAGCAAAAAAAATAATGAGCATATTGAACCTGAAAATAAACAAGACACTCAGCCAGTAGTTGTTGAAAGCGAAAAAGCTGACTCTACAGAGACAAAACAGCCTGAACAGAAGCTTGATGCCTCTACGTCAGATACCGCTAAAAATGAGCAGCCTCAAGCTGAACATCAAGAGCAAATAGAGAAAGCAGAAAAACAAGGTAAACGCGGTGTCAAACTAGGTGCTATTGCGATCGCTATTTCTATTATCTTCAGTGGTGGTATCGCATTTCAAATGCAACAAAAGAGCGCTGAATACTCAGCTCAAATCGCTGCTCTTCAAGCACAGCTTCAAAATACCCAAGCAGCAGTAAATAAAGATCTACAAACCATCAAACAAGAGACGATCCAAGAAGCTTCACACGCGGTGGAGAAAACTCAGGTAGTACAGTCTCAACAGCAGAAGAGCATTCAAAGCCTGCAGTTAGCGGTGGCTGATGTGAAAGGTCGACGCCCGAATGACTGGTTACTTGCTGAAGCCGATTACCTTGTGAAACTGGCAGGACGTAAACTGTTCCTAGAACATGATGCCGTAAGTGCAACCAAGTTAATGGAAAGTGCCGATCAACGTATCGCAGCATTAAATGACCCGAGCTTAGTATCACTGCGTCAATCAATGACCAATGACATTACTAAGCTTCGTACTATTCCTCTGATCGACCGTGATGGCTTAGTTCTACGCATTACAAGTCTGCAACAGCAAGTCGATACACTGCCGCTTGCCAATGCTATTCTTCCAGAAGCTGCCGCTGTTGAGAAAAAAGCGGTATCACAAGATATTAATGATTGGCAGAACAACCTGATGACGTCGATGAAAGACTTCTCAGAAAACTTCATCACCTTCCGTAGTCGTGATGGCGAAGTTATCCCTCTACTATCTCCTGAGCAACACTTCTACCTACGTGAAAATATCAAAGGTAAATTAGAAACTGCAATTCGCGCAGTCTACAAAGAGCAAGGTGAAGTCTATAGTACGGCTCTTAATACCGCTAGCGAGTGGTCAAAAGCGTATCTAAACCAAGATAGCAACTCAGTTATTGAATTTGAGAAAGCAATTAAACAGTTAAGTGAACAGAACATCTCTGTGAAATACCCTGTAAAACTAGAGTCTCAAAATGAGTTATCCGATGTGATACGTGAGCGACTACGTCGTGAAGTCACCGTTATGACCACGGAGGAGAAATAATGATTCGTTGGATTTTTCTTTTTCTCGTATTAGGTGCTGGGTTAGTTGTCGGCACCCAGTTCTCAGGTCAACAAGGGTATGTGCTGATCTCAATAGCAAATAAGACCATTGAGATGAGCGTAACAACACTGGTTATTTTTGTCATTGCACTTCTAGCCGCTCTATTCGGTTTAGAGTACCTATTTAAAAAACTTATGTACGCAAGCTCGACAACTTGGAACTGGTTCAGCGTTCGTAAACTAAAACGCTCTCGCCGTTATACCAATGAAGGGATCATCAAGCTTCTTGAAGGTGATTGGAAAGGTGCTGAGAAGAAGGTAACTCGTTGGGCTAATCATCATGACATGCCCCTGCTTTGTTATTTAGTCGCTTCTCAAGCTGCTCACGAACAAGGCAATACAAGTGAGCGCGATAAGTATATCGAGCTTGCTAGCCAACAGGACGACTCTTTACTAGCGGTTGAGCTAACTAAAGCAAAACAGCAAATCAGTGAGTCGAACTACGAAGCGGCATTCAATACGCTTTCTTCCTTAAAAGGCACATACCCTAATAACACCGCGGTACTTGGGCTATTAAAAGCCACCTACATGCAACTTAAGTTATGGGAACCGTTGCTAGAGCTGACACCTAAATTGGTAAAGAACAAGCTTCTAACAACTGATGAACAACGTGAATTAGAACAGAAAGCACAATGTGGTTTACTTCATGATGTTGCACAGCAGCAAGGCAGTGAAGGCCTAATAAGCCACTGGAACAAGCTTTCAAGAAAGCAGAAACAAAACTCGCATCTTGTATCATGCTTTGTGAAACAACTGATCGCTCGTAAAGCTGACTCAGAAGCGTTCACAGTGATCAAAGAGAATATTGCAAAGAGTGGTTCAAATGAGCTCTACATGTTGCTTCCAGAACTTAATCTAGCCGATCACCACCCAGTAGTGGTCATGCTAGAACGTGCTATCAGTAAAGACAGCGGTAATGCCGAAGCACATAGTGCATTAGCTCAATTCTACCTGAGAGAGCAGAAGTGGGCAGAAGCACAAGGCCACTTCGAAAAAGCCCTAGCACTTCGCTCAAATGTTTCAGATTATGGATACCTATCTGACGCACTAGAGAAGCAAAACTTAACGAAAGCGGCTCACGAGGTTTCTCGTAAAGCGCTAGCTCTAGTTCAGCCAGCCTAGTCTAATTCTATAAATGAAAAGCCGATGCCCAGCATCGGCTTTTTTGTATCTGTAGCTTATCGCCAGATAACGTCAAAGATACCTCTAAACCAAATCTATCCCCTTACTCGCTCCCCCTCGC
Coding sequences within:
- a CDS encoding uroporphyrinogen-III C-methyltransferase, with translation MTSKKNNEHIEPENKQDTQPVVVESEKADSTETKQPEQKLDASTSDTAKNEQPQAEHQEQIEKAEKQGKRGVKLGAIAIAISIIFSGGIAFQMQQKSAEYSAQIAALQAQLQNTQAAVNKDLQTIKQETIQEASHAVEKTQVVQSQQQKSIQSLQLAVADVKGRRPNDWLLAEADYLVKLAGRKLFLEHDAVSATKLMESADQRIAALNDPSLVSLRQSMTNDITKLRTIPLIDRDGLVLRITSLQQQVDTLPLANAILPEAAAVEKKAVSQDINDWQNNLMTSMKDFSENFITFRSRDGEVIPLLSPEQHFYLRENIKGKLETAIRAVYKEQGEVYSTALNTASEWSKAYLNQDSNSVIEFEKAIKQLSEQNISVKYPVKLESQNELSDVIRERLRREVTVMTTEEK
- a CDS encoding heme biosynthesis protein HemY — protein: MIRWIFLFLVLGAGLVVGTQFSGQQGYVLISIANKTIEMSVTTLVIFVIALLAALFGLEYLFKKLMYASSTTWNWFSVRKLKRSRRYTNEGIIKLLEGDWKGAEKKVTRWANHHDMPLLCYLVASQAAHEQGNTSERDKYIELASQQDDSLLAVELTKAKQQISESNYEAAFNTLSSLKGTYPNNTAVLGLLKATYMQLKLWEPLLELTPKLVKNKLLTTDEQRELEQKAQCGLLHDVAQQQGSEGLISHWNKLSRKQKQNSHLVSCFVKQLIARKADSEAFTVIKENIAKSGSNELYMLLPELNLADHHPVVVMLERAISKDSGNAEAHSALAQFYLREQKWAEAQGHFEKALALRSNVSDYGYLSDALEKQNLTKAAHEVSRKALALVQPA